A window of Candidatus Avedoeria danica genomic DNA:
CGAGGACCGTCACGGCGCCGCTCTCGCGGTCGATTGCGACGATCTCGTTGCGCGCCTCGGCGTTCTTCGCGCCGTGATCCTCGCGGACGCACAGCAGGCGGTCGCGCTCGCGGTCGACGACGGCGTCGGCGAAACGCCACGGGCCGTCGGGCGTGAGCGGCTCGGGCCGGCCTTCGGGGTGGAAGTCGTAGATCCGCTGATCGTCGAACTGCGAGAAGTAGAGGACGCCGTCCGCCACGGTGAACGCGCCGCCGCCGTACTCGTGCACCCGCGTGCGCACGCTCCACGGTTCGGGCAGGAGGTCGATCACTTCGCCGTCGGCGGTGCGCTGCATGATCGTGACGCGCCCGCCTTCGTCCGGTCGCGTCTCCCCCCAGTAGATCGTATCGCCCTCGACGACGACGTCCGCGATGCGGCGGGCGCCGGCGGCGACGCGGTCGGCGGTGAGAGGGGAGGGCCAGGTGCCATATGGGGCGGGGCGGGGCATGGGGGGGCTCCATCGTCAGGGCAAGGCGTGCCCTCGTCGGCGGGTATTCTACCGGAGGGCGTCGAATCGTCGGCCTACGGGCGGGTGGGTCGGACCTCGTCGGGATGGATGCGGCGGAGGTTCGGCACCGCATCGAAGTCGGCGTCCATGGAAATGATCGTGTCGATGTCGGCGCTTCGCATGACGGCGACGTGCAGCGAGTCACGCGCGCCCAGATTCGGATGCCGATCGATCAAGTCACACGCAGCCAACACGTCGTAGTGCGACACGGGCAACACGTCTGCAACGAGCGCCGCGGCGGCCCGTACCGTTGCCGTGGCATCGCTCCAGCCAAGCCGCCGTGAGCGGACGTGAAGGATCTCCTGGAGCACTTCGCTGCTCGTGACGCCGTCCAACTCCCCGTCGCCGACGGCTGCGAGCAGCGCCCGGCAAGCCGTGCGATGGGGACCCTCTCCCCCGATGGCATATAGAAATACGTTCGTATCGAGGAAGAACCTAGCCACGCCTGGCCTCGATCTCCCGCTCGAGCTCGTCCCACTCGGGGAGCGGTGTGTCGGCCAGGCCGAGAAACGCGCGCGCAGCGGACGCGCGCTGGGCTGTCGTGGCGCGGGCGAGCCAGTGCGCGCGCGCCGCCTCGCGCATCAGATCGGAGACGGATGACCGTTGCTTGCGCGCGAGCGCTTCGAGGAGATCGAACTCATCGGGTTCCATGAGGACTTGGACACGCTTCGTCTTGGCCATGTGTATCAGTATGCACATGCACAGGCGTGTGTCAAGAGGGCCAGGATCCGCGCAAGGGGTCGGCCGATCAGCGGTCACGCGGCGGTTTCGCGGTGCACGATCGGATCGTGATGGACGTACGCTGACGCACGGCCGCGCGACGGCCGCCGGTCGTCTGACGTCTTTGCACCCGCGATCCAGCCCGACAAGGAGCCCATCCAATGGCCACCCTCGCGTTGGCGCGGCATCGATTCGTGGTCGATACCGCGCCTCAACGTTCGCAGTGCTACTCCATGTCGACGCGTTACCAGTCGACGGCCGACTCCACGACGTCCATCCGGCGATCGAGCTGTAGAGGATTCACCGTGTCCCACCGCTCGATTCCGACCATCCCGCCAACCCTTTGCCACGCCCGCCGCACATCGGCCATGTCGACCGGCCGCACGCGCACGCTCGCTGTCGTCGGCTGCGACACCGCCTGCGCCTTCGCACGTGCATTCGCCTGCGCCGCCGCCGCAAGCCCCCCCCGCCGGTTGCTGTACCCCAGCGGCAGGTACAACGTCCGCCCGTCGCGTTCGCCCGGCCCCGGTCCGTCCGGCGTCTCGAAGTCGGCCGTCTGGTCGATGATCTGGTGGCCGTCGGCTGTCGGCAGGACGATCCGC
This region includes:
- a CDS encoding type II toxin-antitoxin system VapC family toxin; this translates as MARFFLDTNVFLYAIGGEGPHRTACRALLAAVGDGELDGVTSSEVLQEILHVRSRRLGWSDATATVRAAAALVADVLPVSHYDVLAACDLIDRHPNLGARDSLHVAVMRSADIDTIISMDADFDAVPNLRRIHPDEVRPTRP
- a CDS encoding ribbon-helix-helix protein, CopG family is translated as MEPDEFDLLEALARKQRSSVSDLMREAARAHWLARATTAQRASAARAFLGLADTPLPEWDELEREIEARRG